GTGTCACTATCAACATATGACATTAAGCGAAAACACAGGAAAAAATTTGATGGCATAATGAAACTTCAgctttttatttacatgttactGACTTAAAGACATACTAGTTTGTACGttcacattatatttaattcataCTTTATGATacacattatatacatgtttatgataCCTGTAGGCCTAAGGTGAAACCGTTCGACTAGTGAATCACCAACTCCGTTAAACACTGACAATTGATAAATTATGTAATCTTCGATCTGAACGTCCAGCACCGTTAAGTTACTTGATAGACCTTCtgtgtcaattttaaatttctttatgTCATTTGGCAAAGGTGCACAACTGGTATTCATACATCGCTTCCACACAAATTGTGATGGTTTCGGCTCAGGGTAGGCGACTATTTGGTAGACTAGAGTTGCATTCTCATGTTGGCGGGCGTTGTAAATGAGTTTAACATTAACCTCAGGTGGTCGCCTTGCCGAACCTTAAAGAACAAGGTTAATTTGTTAAGACAGACATTTCCGCTGAATTACCCGTGAGTGAGATTCCCAAAGCATTGAGATTGTATTCTATGCCTCCTGCACCATAAGATTGCATTGATAAAACTGGATACTCATTCACAAAGTCCATAGGTCTCATGcataatgaatataaacacaacGGTCGCCTGTTGTTTATTGTCGAAAAAAAGACATGAACAACAATTAAAGTCACACTTATTGGCATTTTATGCGAAAGCTTATAGTCTGTGCCAACATGTGTTTCAACCTTTATTTGAAAGGTTTTTGAGTTAATGCCAAGGTTGAAGTATTAGCATAACGACGTCGACAATGATACCAAGGCTTTGACAGAACTTTGACTCTTTTCTTCGAAACCGAGGTGACATGCACATAGCCTAGAGAATGTATTTGCATTTGATGTACACCACATCCATTTGTGAGGGTAAATGTCCTTTTTAAGGCTTCATTACTCCGCATGACACAAAACAACTTGATAGTTGTGAGGTTCAATAGAACTTGACCTGATATACATTTGGCAGCACCTATCTACACACAagttatttacataaaacacttacattttacaaataattgaatTGACGCGTTATTGGCCGCCCCATATCGATTGTATCCGAAACACGTATAAACTCCCTTGTCCGAACATTCAGCACGTATGTCATATATCAGTTGATGTATTTCATTTCGTGCAATTACTTGTGTACCGTCCTTGGAAATGACCATATAAGAGCCGGGGTCACTTTCTAGCGAGCATCGCATATGGTTGGTTGAATGTTCCTCAATTTCTACAGATAAATGGGACTCGTTGTTGAGTTGCAATATCAAATTTTCGGCCccatctgaaataaaaacaacgtcTTTCAAATAATATGAGGACTGAACACGTGTATAAACTGTTAATAACCGATATCTGTTATTACAATTAGGTTTTGTTTCTGTATGTTAATAATGTATCATAATACCAGTCTATTTTGACTAATGCTTTCTCAATGTTTACTTAATGAACAATTGGTCGTAGTGTGATCTACATGGATGTAGTTCCATAGTTTGGTATTTGTTACTCTAACACAACACATTACATGCAAGCAAGCATACCTGCATCtaaaaaaattattaagttGTTTCGGCGTTTTAGTATTCACACAATAAAGGAATAAGAAACGTCAAGTAAACCGGTAAATAAATCGAAAACAAACTGCGTTTACTAATAACGGATTAAGCATTCGCTTAAGTTAGTGTAATTTTATTTACTTGTCAAACACGAAATTAGTATTATGACTGTGGCATTAGTACTCGAAACGAACTTGGTTTAAGAGATATTTCCCTTCActtgaaaatattcatatgtttaaaaaaaatgcaacaacaTTAACTAAACAAACgttcaaatgaaaatgtgaGGCAAGCACCAGTTTGATAGGTAATAACCCTTAAAAAGCGTATGCTTATATCATGTGGCAATAATGACTAAATTGTAATACACTTACAAAGTACATCTAGATGAAATGTTGCAGTATCGTACTGTACAGTCGTCGCTGATGTCAACGTTGGCCGAAGAACACTAGACACCTTACACGTATAACTGGCCTCATCACTGCGCTGAACATATTCGATTGTCAAGTTTTGTGTGTTCTGTTTTACCCAGGAGGCGCTGGTTCCGGACCTTGTCCACTCAAATGACACAGCGGGAGGGTTACCGGGCGCATACAAGCAAGGAAAAACTAACATATCTCCTCTAACTAAGCTGAGGTCTTGTAAGATCTTTGTTTTGGGACCATCTGAcgaaatttaaaacaacaacagcttaATGAACACAAAGAACTTACTTATTTTCTCAAAATGTCTGTATTCGACCCTGATCAAAATATAGAAATTGTTTAGTATATATTTGAGTTCAGACGTGTCATATTGAAAAACATCGTGTATAAAAAAACAGGCTTTAGAAATATGTTAGacagtttaaattattttatttcaccagaaactCGTACAACACACATCTTTGAAGGCGTACgtttttataaagttaaaacatcgGTCCTTtagtaaaacatatgaaattgtCACTATGCAAAAAAATTAGGTCAGATAATAAGCAATTGATTGTCATGAAatggaatcttaattatgtcatGCAGTGGTAATTTTTATGTTTCGTTTAATGTAAATTACTAATAATACTCTGTAAACATGCAAAGCGCCgcatcatttaaaaaagtatcaTGAAAATTCATCAGAAATCAACAGAATCTTTTTTTTGCCTAAATATTaacagctcatcgtcacattacacaaatgTGTTCGTTGCAGAATAACAacatatacaaatgaaaaaggATTAAAATGAATCAACATCTAATAGAATAGAAATACAAATATCCTAAAACGAGTATAAAAACTAATCCTTACACAAAACATCAACGTGGAGATCTGCTGACTGCATCCCGTGCACTGTTCCATTGAAGGTCGTCTGCATAAAGTTTTCTGCCAAGCAGGACGCTTGCTGGCTGGTGGAAAGACCGCCAGTAATATTGTAGATGCCCGACGGTGATGCAGTTTGACCAGTCCATGTATAGATTGATGGAGGGGAACTGACAACCGAGCATGATAACCAAAAGGCATCTCCGGCCAGTACTTTTATACTGTTTTTTACCGTCATATATCCGGTTTTATCGTAGTGGTATCTCAATGTTATATCTTGTGGAGTTTCTACATTAATGTAAAACCAGAGACCAGTTTAGTAATATACATAATTTCTGAATTTTTGAAAAGCAAtctaatgtttttaaataaacttcgCCAAATCAACGATGAATTTTGACACAAGTGTAAACTTCATAGCCTGGTAGCAATATAACAAAGAAACCAATTGCTGACATCAGTGATTTGGCGTATACTTTATTGTTTTCAGTGAACCTTAATAGTGAAGAAGTGGGGATGCAAAGTTTGCATTGCATTCACTTTAACCGGTAAATTGATCGTTTCATTGGTGCCAAATGACACTTCGATCATCTATTGTTAAGCTGATTGACGAGGAAGTGCGGTTCGGGTATCTTACAAATGGTAGAacttaaatgcaaatattaacaattatcTACATGTATTCTTCAACAACCTAAAAGGTAAAGCACGTATGTGAGTACAGACATACGGAGATCAACATTATGATGCagttttttcaaataaacttttcaaaaattCATTGTTTGACTTAATTTTCAGGTTTGATATTTAGCAGGAATAAAACGCACATCTGTTGCAACATATGTGTATGCAATAAAGAGTTGATCAACTGtaagaaaataagattttatcagTGTTACAATCATAAATTTCTAATGTGctaagtatacatgtatatttaataatatgttaataCTTATAGAAATTAAGACTTCCATTAACTTTAAGTAGCGGAAACATGTGCATCAAGATGAAGATAACTTATTAGATAAATTCACCCATCTGCAAAGTTTGAACAGTAATCAGGCAAAGGTTATTGATGCTTACGTATGGAAAAAGAGATACATACGCCACACTACGATTTGCAGCGGGGATACATTGGTTCGGGTTTCTGGGATCCCGTTTGTTTCTGTCATTGTGTTAGAGGCAGTGCACTGGACCGTGGTGTTAACACTGAAAGTACTTAGTGACAACAGCTGGCTATTTGTCTGTGTAACAGACCAAACGTAGATAGAAGGAGCAGGCTTGGAGTGCGCTACACAGGCAACTGTAGCACCTAGTCCCCCTACAATGGCGATAGTGTTGTCGGAAATGTCCGGGCCTCCGGAAGTCCCGTATTTGAATATAGGTAAGAGAGGTGGATCTGGTATTAAAAACACAGTTTATGTACTTGAAATTCAACAAGGAACTGAACCCGCATGGCCTGCGTTCGAAAAACGTAACTTAACGCGAAAATGTGCATATATAACCAACATAACCTAAGCGtattaacttaaaaacaatattaaatataagtCGTGTATTGCGTTTTACAATTCGGTGCGATATATTTGAATGTCGGAATTATTTCCATTTGTTGCTAATTTTC
The DNA window shown above is from Mya arenaria isolate MELC-2E11 chromosome 6, ASM2691426v1 and carries:
- the LOC128239256 gene encoding nephrin-like, giving the protein MTETNGIPETRTNVSPLQIVVWQTPQDITLRYHYDKTGYMTVKNSIKVLAGDAFWLSCSVVSSPPSIYTWTGQTASPSGIYNITGGLSTSQQASCLAENFMQTTFNGTVHGMQSADLHVDVLYGPKTKILQDLSLVRGDMLVFPCLYAPGNPPAVSFEWTRSGTSASWVKQNTQNLTIEYVQRSDEASYTCKVSSVLRPTLTSATTVQYDTATFHLDVLYGAENLILQLNNESHLSVEIEEHSTNHMRCSLESDPGSYMVISKDGTQVIARNEIHQLIYDIRAECSDKGVYTCFGYNRYGAANNASIQLFVKCSARRPPEVNVKLIYNARQHENATLVYQIVAYPEPKPSQFVWKRCMNTSCAPLPNDIKKFKIDTEGLSSNLTVLDVQIEDYIIYQLSVFNGVGDSLVERFHLRPTGKPDLPTDVHIIQDTITDRTAVLTWIPGIDNGSPQEFHVSYRKLVDETSLVRLIIKHDYTKEMYYKIENLEPGTKYLVSLFAANEEGSTALVNDTFETLERISDYPVNNPNTGSIVGGAIGGTVGAIVAIVVIVVILRRQYLLKCYICPNKKSADSDEPSVFGTNNPGSNAAQAHEDGSVATGTSVYDVLRDGDKGSDNSHVYMTLNESSQKPQGNYENVKKEDPVYNNAVQTNPVQTVL